The Sulfurimonas sp. genome includes a window with the following:
- the lysA gene encoding diaminopimelate decarboxylase: MDFKKIASEYKTPLYVYDLDHMTKQYEKLKEAFRGRKSILAYAVKSNSNLSVVKHFADMGSGADCVSIGEVRRALAAGVAPYKILFSGVGKSDDEIREAIEADILYINVESEAELGRVELIAKELGKVCRISIRVNPNIDPKTHPYISTGLHDNKFGVEIDVAKRMYIKSKNSEFLDPVGIHFHIGSQLTDLEPIYEASEIVADMVRSLQAIDIELKFFDIGGGLGIKYDNETTIEPYDYAQAILGTLKGLDITVICEPGRFLTGNGGYFLTKVLYEKQNGEKRFVVVDGAMNDLARPSLYNAYHKIEAITDNKGEVSKADVVGPVCESSDFFAKDCFLPMLEHNDLLVVHSAGAYGFGMGSNYNTRNRSAEVAVKGGEVKLIRKRETYEDLIALEKEFLGK; the protein is encoded by the coding sequence ATGGATTTTAAAAAAATTGCAAGTGAATATAAAACACCACTATATGTGTATGATTTAGATCATATGACAAAGCAATATGAAAAATTAAAAGAAGCGTTTCGTGGTAGAAAAAGCATATTGGCATATGCTGTAAAATCAAATTCAAATCTAAGTGTTGTGAAACATTTTGCTGACATGGGAAGCGGAGCTGATTGTGTATCTATCGGTGAAGTACGCCGTGCACTTGCTGCTGGTGTAGCTCCATATAAAATTTTATTCAGCGGTGTTGGAAAAAGCGATGATGAGATTCGCGAAGCTATAGAAGCCGATATCCTTTACATCAATGTAGAGAGTGAAGCTGAGCTAGGCCGTGTTGAGCTGATTGCAAAAGAGTTAGGTAAAGTTTGCCGTATTTCTATCAGAGTTAATCCAAATATAGATCCAAAAACTCACCCGTATATATCTACAGGATTACACGATAACAAATTTGGTGTTGAAATAGATGTTGCAAAACGTATGTATATTAAATCTAAAAATTCAGAATTTTTAGATCCTGTTGGAATTCATTTTCATATAGGTAGTCAATTAACTGATCTTGAGCCTATCTATGAAGCAAGTGAGATAGTAGCTGATATGGTTAGAAGTCTTCAGGCTATAGATATTGAACTTAAATTTTTTGATATCGGCGGCGGACTTGGGATTAAGTACGATAATGAAACTACGATTGAACCTTACGATTATGCACAAGCTATACTTGGGACTCTAAAAGGTTTAGATATTACGGTGATTTGTGAGCCAGGTAGATTTTTAACAGGAAACGGCGGATATTTCTTAACAAAAGTTCTTTACGAAAAACAAAACGGTGAGAAAAGATTTGTAGTAGTTGATGGTGCTATGAATGACCTTGCACGTCCAAGTTTATATAATGCATATCATAAAATTGAAGCTATAACAGATAATAAAGGTGAGGTTAGTAAAGCTGATGTCGTAGGACCTGTTTGTGAGAGTTCAGACTTTTTTGCAAAAGATTGTTTCTTGCCAATGCTTGAGCATAATGATCTACTTGTTGTTCACTCTGCCGGTGCTTATGGTTTTGGTATGGGAAGTAACTATAATACTAGAAATAGAAGTGCAGAAGTTGCCGTAAAAGGCGGTGAAGTTAAACTTATTCGTAAGCGTGAGACTTATGAAGATCTAATAGCTTTAGAGAAAGAATTTTTAGGAAAATAG
- a CDS encoding 50S ribosomal protein L25/general stress protein Ctc, translating to MLEGIIRESTGKKAVKALRRDGYLIANIYGKGLDNVNAAFKSNEYIRTVRNKETIAFPVKVDGKELNVVVQSYESHPLTAELLHVDLMVAQPGVVTHYKVPVNPVGTPVGLKNKAMLNVAKPRLRVKAKIEDLPNTIDIDVNDLDLGDAVMIRDLAEIPNVKFTDDGRVSVLSMIKAK from the coding sequence ATGTTAGAAGGTATTATTAGAGAGAGTACTGGTAAGAAGGCTGTTAAAGCTCTTCGCCGTGATGGTTATCTAATTGCCAACATCTACGGAAAAGGTTTAGACAATGTTAACGCTGCGTTTAAATCAAATGAATATATCCGTACTGTTCGCAACAAAGAGACTATCGCATTCCCAGTAAAAGTTGACGGGAAAGAGTTAAATGTTGTTGTTCAATCATATGAATCTCACCCGTTAACTGCTGAGTTATTACACGTTGACTTAATGGTAGCACAACCAGGTGTTGTTACACACTATAAAGTTCCAGTAAACCCAGTTGGTACACCGGTTGGTCTTAAAAACAAAGCTATGTTAAACGTTGCTAAGCCTCGTTTACGCGTAAAAGCTAAAATTGAAGATTTACCAAATACTATTGACATCGATGTTAACGATTTAGACTTAGGTGATGCAGTTATGATTCGTGACTTAGCAGAGATTCCAAATGTTAAATTCACTGATGATGGACGTGTATCTGTACTAAGTATGATTAAAGCTAAATAA
- the pth gene encoding aminoacyl-tRNA hydrolase — MMLIVGLGNPGANYEKTRHNIGFMVIDALIKRQNATKQSSSNFDGDLFKFSNHFLLKPLTFMNLSGISVAKVKKFYKVEDVVVIHDDLDLPFGTLRFKKAGGHGGHNGLKSTDAHITKEYIRVRMGIGKPEHKGEVASYVLSDFSEPEQAHLDTWIEQACDSVEYLLENSLEDVSSKYTIKKFQLK, encoded by the coding sequence ATCATGCTCATAGTTGGTCTTGGAAATCCCGGGGCTAACTATGAAAAAACTCGCCATAATATTGGTTTTATGGTGATAGATGCTCTAATAAAGCGTCAAAATGCCACAAAACAAAGCTCATCAAATTTCGATGGGGACCTTTTCAAATTTTCAAATCATTTTTTATTAAAACCGCTTACTTTTATGAACTTATCAGGTATATCTGTTGCCAAAGTTAAAAAGTTCTATAAAGTTGAAGATGTAGTTGTAATACATGATGATTTAGACTTGCCTTTTGGAACACTTAGATTTAAAAAAGCAGGTGGGCATGGTGGTCATAATGGTTTGAAGTCTACAGATGCTCACATTACAAAAGAATATATACGTGTCCGTATGGGTATAGGTAAACCTGAACATAAGGGTGAAGTGGCTTCTTATGTTCTCAGTGATTTTAGTGAGCCTGAACAAGCCCATCTTGATACTTGGATAGAACAAGCTTGCGATTCAGTTGAATATTTACTAGAAAACTCTCTAGAAGATGTAAGCTCTAAATATACTATTAAAAAATTTCAGCTAAAATAA
- a CDS encoding HAD-IIA family hydrolase gives MYFIDVQGTLISDEDKSPINGAIEFIDKLNIDKTPYMVVTNNTKNPSNEFYEFLKTSGFNFDFEKYLDPLMMLESRVEKDSVAAYGAEQFLETLQNMGYKFNYENPKTVLVAIKEDFTSEEFAQMIDFLLSGAKLVGMHETSIYAKNGKRYPGVGAVLKLLEFATSSKYDVVGKPSLAFYQEGLNALKKQKSDVNYNDVIMISDDVKGDLGGAKELGMKSIFVTSGKYRTSEEIVPFLEEHLKPDEVYADMADILKQMQ, from the coding sequence TTGTATTTCATAGATGTTCAAGGTACTCTCATTAGTGATGAAGATAAAAGCCCTATAAATGGAGCTATAGAGTTTATTGATAAATTAAATATTGATAAAACTCCATATATGGTTGTGACAAACAACACTAAAAACCCATCAAATGAGTTTTATGAGTTTTTAAAAACCAGTGGCTTTAATTTTGATTTTGAAAAGTATCTTGACCCTTTAATGATGCTTGAATCTCGTGTAGAGAAAGATAGTGTAGCAGCTTATGGAGCAGAACAGTTTTTAGAGACTTTACAAAATATGGGGTATAAGTTTAATTATGAAAATCCAAAAACCGTACTTGTCGCTATAAAAGAGGATTTTACCTCAGAAGAGTTTGCCCAGATGATTGACTTTTTACTTAGCGGTGCAAAACTTGTTGGTATGCATGAGACTTCAATCTATGCAAAAAACGGCAAACGTTATCCTGGTGTAGGGGCAGTTTTAAAACTTTTAGAATTTGCAACCAGTTCTAAATATGACGTAGTCGGAAAACCAAGTTTAGCTTTTTACCAAGAGGGTTTGAATGCACTTAAAAAGCAAAAATCAGATGTTAACTACAATGACGTAATTATGATAAGCGATGATGTAAAGGGTGATCTAGGCGGTGCAAAAGAGCTTGGAATGAAGAGCATTTTTGTAACTAGTGGAAAGTACAGAACGAGTGAGGAGATAGTTCCATTTTTAGAGGAACATCTAAAACCGGATGAAGTTTATGCAGATATGGCAGATATTTTAAAACAGATGCAATAG
- a CDS encoding LptF/LptG family permease has translation MLAFKYVSYHFLKYFFIILFALVLFSVAFEYTSKSVNTVESANLLLIFLVYKSFYAIDMLLPISLVFAMISTKIFLIRSNALVSFYSLGYSRVDILKPFLVVSVLITGMYVLMHFSSSFSKANSHAKNIEDNAEYLSPTRDLFFSYKEKFVYFSKMLPLQSRAEDIRIFTAVNGSLKEVVIASKAVYEDDFWHIKSGDIIKKPDNLGFDSPGITVINNQDLRLLEGFKPKILDQVYEGKVDFTISDAIDALLILKDENINLDTIKGALYKIIIYPFFAPCLVVIIFFFVPISARFLNVSLFSFGAIIATLVVWGVMFMLSEFAKNKTIPSEVGILLPVTILFLIALRQWYKYRLKT, from the coding sequence ATGTTAGCTTTTAAATATGTTTCATATCACTTTCTAAAATACTTTTTTATTATTCTTTTTGCATTGGTTTTATTCTCAGTAGCATTTGAATATACATCTAAGTCTGTAAATACAGTTGAGTCTGCCAACTTGCTTTTAATTTTTTTAGTATACAAAAGCTTTTATGCTATAGATATGCTTTTACCTATATCGCTTGTTTTTGCAATGATATCTACAAAGATATTTTTAATTAGATCAAATGCACTTGTATCGTTTTACTCACTTGGATATTCAAGAGTAGATATATTAAAACCTTTTTTAGTAGTTTCTGTATTGATAACAGGTATGTACGTTTTAATGCATTTTAGTTCTTCATTTTCAAAAGCAAATTCACATGCTAAAAATATAGAAGACAATGCAGAATACTTAAGTCCCACACGAGATTTATTCTTCTCATATAAAGAAAAATTTGTATATTTTTCTAAGATGCTTCCATTACAATCACGTGCAGAAGATATACGTATTTTTACAGCAGTTAATGGCTCTTTAAAAGAGGTTGTAATAGCCTCAAAAGCTGTTTATGAAGATGATTTTTGGCATATTAAATCAGGTGATATTATAAAAAAACCTGACAATTTAGGATTTGATTCTCCAGGGATTACGGTAATTAATAATCAAGATTTAAGACTACTAGAGGGTTTTAAACCAAAAATTCTTGATCAGGTTTATGAGGGTAAAGTTGATTTTACAATTAGTGATGCAATAGATGCATTACTGATTTTAAAAGATGAAAATATTAATCTTGATACTATAAAAGGAGCACTGTATAAAATAATAATATATCCGTTTTTTGCTCCTTGTTTAGTTGTTATCATTTTCTTTTTTGTTCCAATTAGTGCAAGGTTTTTAAATGTTTCATTGTTTAGTTTTGGGGCAATAATAGCTACACTTGTTGTATGGGGTGTTATGTTTATGCTTTCAGAATTTGCAAAAAATAAAACAATTCCATCAGAAGTTGGAATATTATTACCGGTAACAATTTTATTTCTTATAGCCCTAAGACAGTGGTATAAATACCGTTTGAAAACATAA